Proteins encoded together in one Impatiens glandulifera chromosome 1, dImpGla2.1, whole genome shotgun sequence window:
- the LOC124920458 gene encoding LOW QUALITY PROTEIN: serine/threonine-protein kinase MPS1-like (The sequence of the model RefSeq protein was modified relative to this genomic sequence to represent the inferred CDS: inserted 1 base in 1 codon) → MVSGQPQLLLTLSRRVPGSRRFVEFLLSEEKIKNPNYKGKWKAPLIDNPDFKDDPDLYVFPKLSHQILQAVNTIHEERIVHSDLKPANFLLVKGSLKLIDFGISKAIMSDTTNIQRDSQMGTLSYMSXKVCNETDAKGNIIKCGRPSDIWSLGCILYQMVYGRTPFSESKTFWAKFKVITDPNHKIIFESVSNPWLLDIMKTCLAWDRNDRWIIPQILKHPFLVPPTHNNNTKLLQSISESCGNNPRVVKSGTLFDNVLVCDDPEYAKKLVEETWSKHKEV, encoded by the exons atggtgAGTGGACAACCCCAACTATTGCTAACCCTGAGTAGAAGGGTCCCTGGGAGCAGAAGGTTTGTGGAATTTCTTTTATCAGAAGAA aaaatTAAGAATCCTAACTACAAGGGAAAATGGAAGGCACCCTTGATTGACAACCCAG ATTTCAAGGATGACCCAGATCTCTATGTTTTCCCTAAGTTGAGCCAT CAAATACTGCAAGCTGTCAACACAATACACGAAGAACGTATTGTACATTCAGACTTAAAGCCAGCTAATTTTCTTCTTGTTAAAGGTTCACTGAAACTAATTGACTTTGGTATTTCTAAAGCTATCATGAGCGATACAACAAACATTCAACGGGATTCACAG ATGGGTACATTAAGTTACATGT ATAAAGTGTGCAATGAGACAGATGCAAAGGGAAACATAATAAAGTGTGGGCGTCCATCAGACATCTGGTCACTTGGTTGCATCCTTTACCAAATGGTGTATGGAAGAACCCCATTTTCAGAATCAAAGACATTCTGGGCCAAGTTCAAAGTTATAACAGATCCAAACCACAAAATCATATTCGAATCTGTTTCGAATCCATGGCTTCTCGACATTATGAAGACATGTTTGGCATGGGACAGAAATGACAGGTGGATAATACCACAGATTCTTAAACATCCTTTTCTAGTCCCTCCTACACATAACAACAACACAAAATTGCTTCAATCGATCTCAGAATCATGTGGAAATAATCCAAGGGTG GTGAAATCGGGAACCCTCTTTGATAATGTCTTGGTGTGCGACGATCCTGAATATGCAAAGAAATTGGTGGAAGAAACATGGAGCAAACATAAAGAGGTATGA